A region from the Aliarcobacter thereius LMG 24486 genome encodes:
- a CDS encoding GspE/PulE family protein → MLKKFSLRKYKIKKTKFSSLKNIFDFKKFKKLKEFNLEDFIKKNKEKVENILNNDENNQANLQSIIENMIKDKYNLKGGFSDLIVNEEKYANFVKNMGYEYFDSYKELQKHYIDTTGFLDDKKQELCSSMYMITLEDIKNKNKVIGIRDVVNLDFEVLSKFYFTKIIVLGEGVLSAIFGEDREIIFSQKADTESDEEIDKYFEKLMGQAILLGASDIHIQKTSRSAFLWFRIDGIKVDMGSMPIPIAKTLKRRLVTMADQEDSDFESINGVISYEYAKKPIKFRIGLINSKQNFSLVMRMIGGKGVVSHDLGGLNYPKETIDILNNLTKYANGMILITGQVGSGKTHLMYALLQKLAKQQQYVVTIEDPVEYVDESFFQIDLSEFSTASEEFKYGYPEAVVDILRQDSNIILIGETREPQTASQLVNASNLGQLVFSTMHTNSAPATVSRMTSSLGINEGDVVDNLRGIVSQRLVRKLCTSCCVPDGKGGNKKVGCEHCANSGFKGRVPIAEVVRFKIGSGGDFENPAEYMTVEKATMSQYYAGFITYEDAQAIVRGEEVWYD, encoded by the coding sequence ATGTTAAAAAAATTCTCATTAAGAAAATATAAAATAAAAAAAACAAAGTTTAGCTCTTTAAAAAATATATTTGATTTTAAGAAATTTAAAAAATTAAAAGAGTTTAATCTAGAAGATTTTATTAAAAAAAACAAAGAAAAAGTTGAAAATATTTTAAATAATGATGAAAATAACCAAGCTAATCTTCAATCAATAATTGAAAATATGATTAAAGATAAATACAATTTAAAAGGTGGATTTTCTGATTTAATTGTAAATGAAGAGAAATATGCAAACTTTGTAAAGAATATGGGTTATGAATATTTTGATAGCTATAAAGAGTTGCAAAAACACTATATTGATACAACTGGTTTTTTAGATGATAAGAAACAAGAACTGTGTTCATCTATGTATATGATAACTCTTGAAGATATAAAAAATAAAAATAAAGTTATTGGAATAAGAGATGTTGTAAATTTAGATTTTGAAGTTTTAAGTAAATTTTACTTTACAAAAATCATAGTTTTAGGTGAAGGTGTTTTATCTGCAATTTTTGGAGAAGATAGAGAGATTATATTTAGTCAAAAAGCTGATACAGAAAGTGATGAAGAGATTGATAAATATTTTGAAAAGCTAATGGGTCAAGCTATTTTACTTGGTGCTAGTGATATTCACATTCAAAAAACATCAAGAAGTGCTTTTTTATGGTTTAGAATTGATGGTATAAAAGTAGATATGGGTTCTATGCCAATTCCTATTGCTAAAACTTTAAAAAGAAGACTTGTTACAATGGCTGATCAAGAGGATTCAGATTTTGAATCTATTAATGGTGTTATTAGTTATGAGTATGCAAAGAAACCTATTAAATTTAGAATTGGTTTAATAAACTCAAAACAAAATTTCTCTTTGGTTATGAGGATGATTGGTGGTAAAGGTGTTGTTTCTCATGATTTAGGTGGATTAAACTATCCAAAAGAGACAATAGATATTCTAAACAATCTTACAAAATATGCAAATGGAATGATATTAATAACAGGTCAAGTTGGAAGTGGTAAAACTCACTTAATGTATGCCCTACTTCAAAAACTTGCAAAACAACAACAATATGTTGTAACTATTGAAGATCCTGTTGAATATGTTGATGAATCTTTCTTCCAAATTGATTTATCTGAATTCTCAACAGCTAGTGAAGAGTTTAAATATGGTTATCCTGAAGCTGTTGTTGATATTTTAAGACAAGATTCAAATATTATATTAATTGGGGAAACAAGAGAACCACAAACAGCTTCACAACTTGTAAATGCTTCAAACTTAGGACAACTTGTATTTTCTACAATGCATACAAACTCTGCTCCTGCAACAGTTTCAAGGATGACAAGTTCACTTGGAATAAATGAAGGAGATGTTGTAGATAACTTAAGAGGAATAGTATCTCAAAGATTAGTTAGAAAGCTATGTACTAGTTGTTGTGTTCCAGATGGAAAAGGTGGAAATAAAAAAGTTGGTTGTGAGCATTGTGCAAATAGTGGATTTAAAGGTAGGGTTCCAATTGCAGAAGTTGTAAGATTTAAAATTGGTTCTGGTGGAGATTTTGAAAATCCTGCTGAATATATGACTGTTGAAAAAGCAACTATGTCTCAATATTATGCTGGTTTCATAACATATGAAGATGCACAAGCTATTGTAAGAGGAGAAGAAGTATGGTACGACTAG
- a CDS encoding RCC1 domain-containing protein, with amino-acid sequence MKKVSIFILIISLNLFANSSIESLNEKKIEKLIQKEEQLAIAYRKYLVVEAKKATRIEDLKDYLVDGFDFINPFGIKMNLDFENGQIVSFKPRNETILNSMILHYYSNKNRNNTLAPLDTKNNVIIELNNIENFIQNNSSKIVKYNQNRESSKFRVKLNKEDEENKKTNDNLLNNVSLEYFGSDGKSKYSYSPLFGITFASGISFQDDNLQVTKEVKDLNIPSEFMTLGVSVFDCVYGDVNKTECRTVKESIAIGPNNFVRVNPDEVNVGKTVIQFYRRAGGMLVNGDIYAWGNNGKGITGIEGNKSFTGKVKTNSEPVINAIMPLRAKLYTNINDVSSNENNKYYVQNYFNSPKRPKFIDFFISVYHGACGISTKGELYCNGTTGGSSSSWYSDLDGVNRQGELLYRSNRFDGSTESKRLKKVFANNQIWHFLSEDGKVYRWGTPSSGFAGNDSFYKSFSNYSSIDNLSNIDDITYILTIGFRRIGAIDKNGDIFIWGAEGVNGNSCTRNFNGKSYNFCSAQKVVSGNSNMSNIPKFVSLRGGVDAFIAQDVNGDFYKIKQGNNTNDKIELESIKEKIKSYNDTNSIRKYDPKKDNRIISADIARTIDDLNNPSRFSSGVVWVNEHNELKGDIFFNNTHKNDKHFNESIKKIKWTQVKVIQEENGICGIDVNHQMYCWGIQAYYRNSSGSTSWGNTYMIPVFNTNLYDLNKDFLVLEGASDYLTAISSGEWVDNVKGADGGKEHKDAFFMKYPTYIGGFNYEYEFK; translated from the coding sequence TTGAAAAAAGTATCTATTTTTATTTTAATAATATCTTTAAATTTGTTTGCAAATAGTAGTATTGAATCACTAAATGAGAAGAAAATAGAAAAACTTATTCAAAAAGAAGAACAACTAGCTATTGCTTATAGAAAATATCTTGTAGTAGAAGCAAAAAAAGCCACAAGAATTGAAGATTTGAAAGATTATTTAGTGGATGGATTTGATTTTATAAACCCTTTTGGAATAAAAATGAATTTAGATTTTGAAAATGGACAAATAGTAAGTTTCAAACCAAGAAATGAGACTATTTTAAATAGTATGATTCTTCACTATTATTCAAATAAAAATAGAAATAATACTTTAGCTCCATTAGATACAAAAAATAATGTAATTATAGAGTTAAATAATATTGAAAATTTTATTCAAAACAACTCTTCTAAAATAGTTAAATATAATCAAAATAGAGAATCTAGTAAATTTAGAGTTAAATTAAATAAAGAAGATGAAGAGAACAAAAAAACAAATGATAATCTTTTAAATAATGTATCTCTTGAATATTTTGGAAGTGATGGAAAATCAAAATATTCATATAGTCCTCTTTTTGGAATAACTTTTGCTTCTGGAATTAGCTTCCAAGATGATAATTTACAAGTAACAAAAGAGGTAAAAGATTTAAATATTCCTTCTGAATTTATGACTCTTGGAGTATCTGTTTTCGATTGTGTTTATGGAGATGTAAATAAAACTGAGTGTAGAACTGTAAAAGAGTCAATAGCTATTGGTCCAAATAACTTTGTAAGAGTGAATCCAGATGAAGTAAATGTAGGAAAAACTGTAATTCAGTTTTATAGAAGAGCTGGTGGAATGTTAGTAAATGGAGATATATATGCTTGGGGAAACAATGGTAAAGGAATTACAGGAATAGAAGGTAATAAAAGTTTTACAGGAAAAGTAAAAACCAATTCTGAACCTGTAATAAATGCTATTATGCCTTTAAGAGCAAAATTATATACAAATATAAATGATGTAAGTTCAAATGAAAATAATAAATATTATGTACAAAACTATTTTAATTCACCAAAAAGACCAAAATTTATTGATTTTTTTATTTCTGTTTATCATGGTGCTTGTGGAATTAGCACAAAAGGTGAACTTTATTGTAATGGAACAACAGGAGGAAGTAGTAGTTCTTGGTATAGTGACTTAGATGGAGTTAATAGACAAGGAGAGTTACTTTATAGAAGTAATCGTTTTGATGGAAGTACTGAAAGCAAAAGATTAAAAAAAGTTTTTGCAAATAATCAAATATGGCATTTTTTAAGCGAAGATGGAAAAGTTTATAGATGGGGAACACCTTCAAGTGGATTTGCAGGAAATGATTCCTTCTACAAGTCATTTAGTAATTATTCATCTATTGATAATCTTTCAAATATAGATGATATTACATATATTTTGACTATTGGTTTTAGGAGAATTGGTGCAATAGATAAAAATGGCGATATTTTCATTTGGGGTGCTGAAGGTGTAAATGGTAATAGTTGTACTAGAAATTTTAATGGTAAATCTTATAATTTTTGTTCTGCTCAAAAGGTTGTAAGTGGAAATTCAAATATGAGTAATATCCCAAAATTTGTATCATTAAGAGGTGGAGTTGATGCCTTTATAGCTCAAGATGTAAATGGTGATTTTTATAAAATCAAACAAGGCAATAATACAAATGATAAAATAGAATTAGAATCAATAAAAGAGAAAATAAAGTCTTATAATGACACAAATTCTATTAGAAAATATGATCCAAAAAAAGATAATAGAATTATTTCAGCAGATATAGCAAGAACAATAGATGATTTAAATAATCCTTCAAGATTTAGTTCGGGTGTTGTTTGGGTAAATGAACACAATGAACTAAAAGGTGATATATTTTTTAATAATACTCACAAAAATGATAAACACTTTAATGAATCTATAAAAAAAATAAAATGGACACAAGTAAAGGTAATTCAAGAGGAAAATGGTATTTGTGGAATAGATGTAAATCATCAGATGTATTGTTGGGGAATTCAAGCTTATTATAGAAATTCAAGTGGAAGCACTAGCTGGGGAAATACTTATATGATCCCAGTTTTTAATACAAATTTATATGATTTAAATAAAGATTTTTTAGTTCTTGAAGGAGCAAGTGATTATCTTACAGCTATATCATCAGGAGAATGGGTAGATAATGTAAAAGGTGCAGATGGTGGTAAAGAGCACAAAGATGCCTTTTTTATGAAATACCCAACATATATTGGAGGTTTTAACTATGAATACGAATTTAAATAA
- a CDS encoding ABC-F family ATP-binding cassette domain-containing protein, giving the protein MIELINIQKTYPTQTLYQDLNLRLNKGDKVGLVGRNGTGKSTLFKLILGEEQADSGEISTPKNYKIGALKQYFDFTEKTLLDETALALSEDDKYNIYKAEKILFGLGFSEEDLQKEPKSFSGGYQIRINLAKLLLTEPNMLLLDEPTNYLDILSIRWLREFLKSFDGEVILITHDRDFMNSVCTHTMGIVRKNAFIIAGSTEKFFEQLASNEEHYEKQKIAQEKKIKDLEEFIAKNKARAATANLAQSKVKILEKMEIMDDLVFEKDLKFDFNYKDTSAKYLLEVKDVSFGYEKDNLLFKDITFALSRGETLGIIGKNGKGKSTLLNVIAEELKTLSGDVNFHPSTVFGHFGQTNINHLNQNNTIIEEIQSVNNKIPESVIRNICGIMMFSGDNAKKKISLLSGGEKSRVMLGKIMAKDVNLLFLDEPTNHLDIESIEALTNAIKEFSGSSIIVTHSEELLRAVCDRLIVFTNDGADYFNGTYDEFLEKIGWGDDIDDKKPTKTDNKTKENKDKPKINKKESKRLRAELVAKKSQDLKPLKAKIEELEKEASSLFGVDKTKVENSILELMQKIENINQEFEEKMSELS; this is encoded by the coding sequence ATGATAGAACTAATAAATATTCAGAAAACCTACCCAACACAAACCCTATATCAAGATTTAAATCTAAGATTAAATAAAGGTGATAAAGTAGGGCTTGTAGGAAGAAATGGTACTGGAAAATCAACACTTTTTAAACTTATTTTAGGTGAAGAACAAGCTGATAGTGGAGAGATATCAACACCAAAAAATTATAAAATAGGTGCACTAAAACAATATTTTGATTTTACAGAGAAAACACTTTTAGATGAAACAGCTTTAGCTTTGAGTGAAGATGATAAATATAATATTTATAAAGCAGAAAAGATACTATTTGGACTTGGATTTAGTGAAGAAGATTTACAAAAAGAGCCAAAGAGTTTTTCAGGTGGTTACCAAATAAGAATAAATCTTGCAAAACTTCTTTTAACAGAACCAAATATGCTACTTCTTGATGAACCTACAAACTATCTTGATATTCTTTCAATTAGATGGCTTAGAGAGTTTTTAAAATCTTTTGATGGAGAAGTTATACTTATTACTCACGATAGAGATTTTATGAATAGTGTTTGTACTCATACAATGGGAATTGTAAGAAAAAATGCATTTATAATTGCTGGAAGTACAGAAAAGTTTTTTGAACAATTAGCTTCAAATGAAGAGCATTATGAAAAACAAAAGATTGCTCAAGAGAAAAAGATAAAAGATCTTGAAGAGTTTATTGCAAAAAATAAAGCAAGGGCTGCAACTGCAAATTTAGCACAATCAAAAGTAAAAATATTAGAAAAAATGGAAATTATGGATGATTTGGTTTTTGAAAAAGATTTAAAATTTGATTTCAACTATAAAGATACAAGTGCAAAATATCTGCTTGAAGTAAAAGATGTAAGTTTTGGATATGAAAAAGATAATTTACTGTTTAAAGATATTACTTTTGCTCTTAGTCGTGGAGAAACTCTTGGAATTATAGGAAAAAATGGTAAAGGAAAATCAACACTTTTAAATGTGATTGCTGAAGAGTTAAAAACTCTTAGTGGAGATGTGAATTTTCATCCAAGTACAGTTTTTGGGCATTTTGGGCAAACAAATATAAATCATTTAAATCAAAACAATACAATTATTGAAGAGATACAAAGTGTAAATAACAAAATTCCAGAATCTGTTATAAGAAATATATGTGGAATTATGATGTTTAGTGGAGATAATGCAAAGAAAAAAATCTCACTACTTTCAGGTGGAGAAAAATCAAGAGTAATGCTTGGAAAAATTATGGCAAAAGATGTAAACCTTCTTTTCCTTGATGAACCTACAAATCACCTTGATATTGAATCAATAGAAGCACTTACAAATGCTATAAAAGAGTTTTCAGGTTCAAGTATTATAGTAACTCACAGTGAAGAACTTTTAAGAGCTGTTTGTGATAGATTAATTGTATTTACAAATGATGGAGCAGATTATTTTAATGGAACTTATGATGAGTTTTTAGAGAAAATAGGTTGGGGTGATGATATTGATGATAAGAAACCTACAAAAACAGATAATAAAACTAAAGAGAATAAAGATAAACCAAAAATAAATAAAAAAGAGAGTAAAAGATTAAGAGCTGAATTAGTAGCTAAAAAGAGTCAAGATTTAAAACCTTTAAAAGCAAAAATTGAAGAGCTTGAAAAAGAAGCTTCATCTTTATTTGGAGTTGATAAAACTAAAGTTGAAAACTCTATTTTGGAACTTATGCAAAAAATTGAAAATATAAATCAAGAGTTTGAAGAGAAAATGAGTGAACTTTCTTAA
- a CDS encoding tetrahydrodipicolinate N-succinyltransferase N-terminal domain-containing protein codes for MIKTKEDFDNLVESIKNEKWYRKPLAFGIARITRGVLNPNLTLDATFPYINWDENEKSASVFLAALKQNGQNVDCFQSEGIYTITDGFLGFCIEAYKPFYDEKEKHKNLQVVSTLSSLPINSGLEADDFRVVFIFEDEKPKSVESAYLKLYAKYSKKIKNLNLENIDELLTNCAWIDGTPMELDLLRENEIMLKIANKFPQIEYVGKYSKVLRHIIPNKDESICEKELLK; via the coding sequence ATGATTAAGACAAAAGAGGACTTTGATAATCTTGTAGAGAGCATAAAAAATGAAAAATGGTATAGAAAACCTTTGGCTTTTGGAATTGCAAGAATAACTAGAGGAGTTTTAAATCCTAATCTTACTTTAGATGCTACTTTTCCTTATATAAACTGGGATGAAAATGAGAAAAGTGCATCTGTTTTTTTAGCAGCATTAAAGCAAAATGGACAAAATGTTGATTGTTTTCAAAGTGAAGGAATTTATACTATAACAGATGGTTTTCTAGGGTTTTGTATAGAAGCATATAAGCCATTTTATGATGAAAAAGAGAAGCATAAAAATCTTCAAGTAGTTTCAACTTTATCATCTTTACCAATAAATAGTGGTCTTGAAGCAGATGATTTTAGAGTTGTATTTATCTTTGAAGATGAAAAACCAAAGAGTGTTGAGAGTGCATATTTAAAACTATATGCAAAATATAGTAAAAAAATTAAAAATTTAAATCTTGAAAATATAGATGAATTACTTACAAATTGTGCTTGGATAGATGGAACTCCAATGGAACTAGATCTTTTAAGAGAAAATGAAATTATGTTAAAAATTGCAAATAAATTTCCACAAATTGAGTATGTAGGGAAATATTCAAAAGTTTTAAGACATATAATTCCAAATAAAGATGAGAGTATTTGTGAAAAAGAGTTGTTAAAGTAG
- a CDS encoding primosomal protein N': MKYYELAILKSPLKNLTYQSELELEIGNIVEVALAKIKNSVEAVVVKEVDKPDFKCSDILVNTNRNFDSFMMEIALFISKYYVCSFGQSISLFQSFNKEFEHKNSKIEFKKEIKLSDYQEKAKTFLDSKKQALLFARTGAGKTEIYIKTIKEILKQNKEAVLLMPEISLTPQMQKRLEEVFGNSVAIWHSKVTPKKRADILEKLQKGEIKLIAGARSALFLPFNNLGLIVVDEEHDDSYKSDSTPRYSAKDLAIFIAKKFDIRLILGSATPSINSFDKIPYFILDKTFYETKKDYIYENSSLKISSSSLEKISKNLENKNQVIVFLPTRANFKHQICSDCGKSVECPFCSVSMSLHRNDLALKCHYCGFAQKIPETCPSCNSGIIKNHRVGTAEIEELLKECFPNNIIKRFDKDSIKTESALKKTLEEFNKNKIDILVGTQMLSKGHDYHNVKLAVVLGIDSLLNMNSYKARENALSLLIQISGRSGRNGFGEVVIETKNEEFFKYYLEKSNYLEFLKDELEFRKELYPPFVKLARVIFAHKNGIKVQEELRGYIEIFKTIKELEIVGFGECGVFRIANKYRYEIVLRSKNTKALLNALHTINSPNATIDMDTIY, translated from the coding sequence TTGAAATATTATGAACTTGCTATTTTAAAATCCCCTTTAAAAAACTTAACATATCAAAGTGAACTAGAACTTGAAATTGGAAATATTGTTGAAGTAGCTTTAGCAAAAATAAAAAATAGTGTTGAAGCAGTTGTTGTAAAAGAGGTAGATAAACCAGATTTTAAATGTAGTGATATATTAGTAAATACAAATAGAAACTTTGATTCATTTATGATGGAAATAGCTCTATTTATAAGTAAATATTATGTTTGTTCATTTGGGCAAAGTATATCTTTGTTTCAATCTTTTAATAAAGAATTTGAGCATAAAAATTCTAAAATAGAGTTCAAAAAAGAGATAAAACTATCAGACTATCAAGAGAAGGCAAAAACTTTTTTAGATAGTAAAAAACAGGCACTTTTATTTGCAAGAACAGGTGCTGGAAAAACAGAAATATATATTAAAACTATAAAAGAGATTTTAAAACAGAATAAAGAGGCTGTATTATTGATGCCTGAAATCTCTTTAACTCCACAAATGCAAAAAAGACTTGAAGAAGTTTTTGGAAATAGTGTTGCAATATGGCACTCAAAAGTTACACCAAAAAAAAGAGCAGATATTTTAGAAAAGTTACAAAAAGGAGAGATAAAGTTAATTGCAGGTGCAAGATCTGCTCTTTTTTTACCTTTTAATAATTTGGGATTAATTGTTGTAGATGAAGAGCATGATGACTCTTATAAAAGTGATAGTACTCCTAGATATAGTGCAAAAGATTTAGCTATATTTATAGCAAAAAAGTTTGATATTAGACTGATTTTAGGAAGTGCAACACCATCTATAAATAGCTTTGATAAAATTCCATATTTTATTTTGGACAAAACTTTTTATGAAACAAAAAAAGATTATATATATGAAAATTCTAGTTTAAAAATCTCTTCTAGTTCACTTGAAAAAATATCAAAAAATCTTGAAAATAAAAATCAAGTTATAGTTTTTTTGCCTACAAGAGCAAACTTTAAGCACCAGATTTGTTCAGATTGTGGAAAAAGTGTTGAGTGCCCATTTTGTAGTGTTTCTATGAGTTTACATAGAAATGATTTGGCTTTAAAGTGCCATTATTGTGGATTTGCTCAGAAAATACCTGAAACTTGTCCATCTTGTAATAGTGGAATTATAAAAAATCATAGAGTTGGAACTGCTGAGATTGAAGAACTTTTAAAAGAGTGTTTTCCAAATAATATTATAAAAAGATTTGATAAAGATAGTATAAAAACAGAAAGTGCTTTGAAAAAAACACTTGAAGAGTTTAATAAAAATAAAATTGATATCTTAGTTGGAACACAAATGCTTTCAAAAGGTCATGATTATCATAATGTTAAACTAGCAGTTGTTTTAGGAATTGATAGTTTATTAAATATGAATTCATATAAAGCAAGAGAAAATGCCTTAAGTCTTCTTATTCAAATCTCTGGAAGAAGTGGAAGAAATGGTTTTGGTGAAGTTGTAATTGAGACAAAAAATGAAGAGTTTTTTAAGTATTATTTAGAAAAAAGCAACTATTTAGAGTTTTTAAAAGATGAACTTGAATTTAGAAAAGAGCTTTATCCACCTTTTGTGAAACTTGCAAGAGTTATTTTTGCTCATAAAAATGGTATTAAAGTTCAAGAAGAGTTAAGAGGATATATTGAAATATTTAAAACAATCAAAGAGCTTGAAATTGTAGGGTTTGGAGAATGTGGAGTTTTTAGAATTGCAAATAAGTATAGATATGAGATAGTTTTAAGATCAAAAAATACAAAAGCACTCTTAAATGCACTTCATACCATAAATAGCCCAAATGCTACTATTGATATGGACACTATTTATTAA
- a CDS encoding BaiN/RdsA family NAD(P)/FAD-dependent oxidoreductase, which produces MIYDLIVVGAGPSGIMASISAANDGKRVLLLEKMPQIALKLKATGGGKCNLTNTLEKDEFCEKFGKSGRFIKDALDTFSRDDLLGFFASIGVETIARDGFRIFPINHSSTLILEALNSELVRVKVEVKTSIKIKSIKKEEEIFFINTDIEIIKSKNIILACGGKGYPTLGATGDGYIFAESLGHSVTKTHPAMMPLFTKEKNFASCKADTIAKAILKVDIKKYKNLKLIGDLIFTKDGLRGPVILDFAREITPILEKYDEVPLLISFLKGRNEDEIYKTLKDEIAKNPEDNILQNLEKLLANSVANEILNICEIKNSLRFKQIDGIKREKLVKTLAWTPFTIIGHDGFRQAMITRGGISLKEIDSKTMQSKVLNGLYFCGEIVDIDGPCGGYNLQWSFSSGYLAGKLRV; this is translated from the coding sequence ATGATATATGATTTAATAGTAGTTGGTGCAGGACCATCTGGAATAATGGCAAGTATAAGTGCTGCAAATGATGGAAAAAGAGTTCTACTTTTAGAAAAAATGCCACAAATTGCACTAAAACTAAAAGCAACAGGTGGAGGAAAATGTAATCTTACAAATACTCTTGAAAAAGATGAATTTTGTGAGAAGTTTGGAAAAAGTGGAAGATTTATAAAAGATGCTTTAGATACATTTTCAAGAGATGATTTGCTTGGTTTTTTTGCTTCAATTGGAGTAGAAACTATTGCAAGAGATGGATTTAGGATATTCCCTATAAATCACAGTTCAACTCTTATTTTAGAAGCACTAAATAGTGAGTTGGTTAGAGTAAAAGTTGAAGTAAAAACTTCAATAAAAATAAAAAGTATAAAAAAAGAAGAAGAAATTTTTTTTATAAATACAGATATTGAAATAATTAAATCAAAAAATATTATTCTTGCATGTGGAGGAAAAGGTTATCCAACTTTAGGTGCAACAGGAGATGGATATATTTTTGCAGAATCTTTAGGACATAGTGTTACAAAAACACATCCAGCTATGATGCCACTTTTTACAAAAGAGAAAAACTTTGCATCTTGCAAAGCTGATACAATTGCAAAAGCTATTTTAAAAGTTGATATAAAAAAGTATAAGAATCTTAAACTAATAGGAGATTTAATTTTCACAAAAGATGGATTAAGAGGACCTGTGATTTTAGATTTTGCAAGAGAAATTACTCCTATTTTAGAAAAATATGATGAAGTTCCTTTGTTGATTAGTTTTTTAAAAGGAAGAAATGAAGATGAAATTTATAAAACTTTAAAAGATGAAATAGCTAAAAATCCTGAAGATAATATTTTACAAAATTTAGAAAAACTTTTGGCAAATTCAGTTGCAAATGAGATTTTAAATATTTGTGAAATTAAAAATAGTTTAAGATTTAAACAAATTGATGGAATCAAAAGAGAAAAACTTGTGAAAACTTTAGCTTGGACACCATTTACAATTATTGGGCACGATGGTTTTAGACAAGCTATGATTACAAGAGGTGGAATAAGTTTAAAAGAGATTGATTCAAAAACAATGCAAAGTAAAGTTTTAAATGGATTATATTTTTGTGGAGAAATTGTAGATATAGATGGACCTTGTGGTGGATACAATCTTCAATGGTCTTTTTCAAGTGGATATTTAGCAGGAAAGTTAAGAGTTTAA
- a CDS encoding DUF481 domain-containing protein: protein MSNYKKLLFITIFINSLYAENLTTKLELSFIETSGNTNTSSLSGKIETNKKINKAEIKAKASILRSKDNNEKSANKYDAELKYDLMLGEKFYIYLGTNFVKDEFSDYDSRLNIGPGVGYKFINTDRHLLDIQSGFDYSIDKFKDKEQEEYFASRSELNYKYKIKDDIEFKQMISYLKSLKVKERYFITSETEINIEIIDKLSLGLSYKIDYVNQTEKEKTDKKFLTSIKYEF, encoded by the coding sequence GTGAGTAATTATAAAAAGTTGTTATTTATAACAATTTTTATCAACTCCTTATATGCAGAAAATCTTACAACAAAACTAGAACTCTCTTTCATAGAAACAAGTGGTAACACAAATACAAGCTCTCTTTCAGGAAAAATTGAGACAAATAAAAAGATAAACAAAGCTGAAATAAAAGCAAAAGCTTCTATCTTAAGAAGCAAAGATAATAATGAAAAATCAGCAAATAAATATGATGCCGAATTAAAATATGATCTTATGCTAGGTGAAAAATTTTATATATATTTAGGAACAAATTTTGTAAAAGATGAGTTTTCTGATTATGATTCAAGATTAAATATTGGTCCAGGAGTTGGATATAAGTTTATAAATACAGATAGACATCTTTTAGATATTCAAAGTGGTTTTGACTACTCTATTGATAAATTTAAAGATAAAGAACAAGAGGAGTATTTTGCTTCAAGAAGTGAATTAAACTATAAATATAAGATAAAAGATGATATTGAGTTTAAACAGATGATTAGCTATTTAAAATCATTAAAAGTAAAAGAGAGATACTTTATCACAAGTGAAACAGAGATAAATATTGAGATTATTGATAAGTTATCTTTGGGACTATCTTATAAAATAGATTATGTAAATCAAACAGAAAAAGAGAAAACAGATAAGAAGTTTTTAACATCTATAAAATACGAATTTTGA